The Halichondria panicea chromosome 6, odHalPani1.1, whole genome shotgun sequence genomic sequence ACGGAGCCCATACACAATCAGGTTCAAAATCTTGTTTCTTCTCAGTAGATAACCTCAATGGAACTGAAGTGTCTGACATCGGCCCCGTTCGTAATTTCTTAAGTCGAATAATTTTGTCTCGCTTCAAAAATGCTTCTCTTCCGATTCGACCGAAATGGCTCATTTTTGGGTTGCTTCTTCGAAAACAATTTCAAATAGCTACAATTGAAGATTGCTTTGAATTAGGAGAAATGCTAGAAATGCAGAAAGAAGAAGTAAAAGTGTGTCTCTGGTATCTTCACAATTGTGTTGGTACGATCCTCCATTACACCAACGTACCTGGTGATGACGGTTGGCTCAAGGGTCACGTGATCTGCACTCTTCAAGCTATCTTTGATAGTATCAGCCAGTTTATTCTTCTTTCTATGGGAACGCTTCACTCAGGAGGTCCAGTTACCGACTACGAGCAAGCCGAGTTGGTTAAGAAGGGACAGTTCTCGATCAAATCCATTGAGATGTGTTGCAGAAACGTGGAAATGTCTGAACTTATTCCCGCAAAGCATCTCATTAAGTTATTGGAGCACGTCAAACTTCTGTCCCCGATATCTCATAAGGATAAATCATCAGTGGAAGTTGTTCGCACTACCTACTTAATGCCGGCTGTTTTGGAATGTGCTTCACAAGAGGAGCTGGCGAACCCACCTCCATCAGACACCAATAACCCAGAACCACTCCACATCACGTTCAGCTTTGGTTACGTACCAACAGGAGTCTTCTGTGGGCTCATCACTCGACTAGTTTCCCAAGGCCGCCATGGAATACTCGGATTGACGTGGGAGTTGGTggaagatggtgtcaagagAAACTGCGTCTCTTTTCTGATTGCGAAATCAAATAAGATAACGTTAATATCGCATGAAAGAAGTTACGAAATACGAGTTACTCGAAATCACGCCCGTCTCTCCCTGCACGACCTTTGCACCTATGTTCTCTCGGTAGTTCTCTACACTCTCACGAGCATGTACGAGCAGCTAGTCCCACAAGTGGCGTTCCAGTGCCCATGTCCTGGTCACAGCTCAAGCAGAGATCACAATTCCTTGTGTATTCTGACAGAAGATGTATGGATTCAGTTTCTGTGTGGCAGTAATCCCGTTACCTTGAGGAAGGAGCAGACAGTTTGGCTTggaaaggtgtgtgtacagttagcGTACGTAGAATTATGTTCATGTGTTCTTGCATAATGTTTCCATTCATTCTACAGACCAAGAAGGTTGGTGAGGAAACTAAACTAGAGGTGCTAAAGTTTTCTAAGGATAGTTTCTCCTTTCACTGGATTAAAGAGGGTCAGATCAAGACAACTGACGATCGGCCCAACACTCTGAGTTTCCCGAGTGTGAAAGAGGAGGACTTTGGTCACTACCAGTGTGAGGTGAAGGATGCAGCTGCTGGGAAAGTGCTCCTCACTGTCTACAGAGCTCTCTACAAAGAGAAGACAAGTCAGTTAACTGAGTATGATTAAGGATGTACTTACTTTTAACATCACATTTACTTTAGATGAAATCTCTACTAAAAGGAATGAAGAGCCAAAAAGCTATGACACTACCAGCACATCTATTGTAAAGATGCCATCATCAGGTTTGATTGTTTCTACGAACTATTCTACAAACACTGTTATTCACTGATCACTCCTATATAGATGAGGGGTCCCTGTCAGCAGAAAGGCTCAAACCCTCAGCAGATCCAGTCCAGAGAGTAGGAACTCTATCAGCTGGTGAAGATAATCAAGTCTGTACTAGAATATTAGGTATATTTCCTGAAGTAGCTAgttatgtatgtatgcatggttTTAATGTCTGTCCCTCTACAGGATCACCTGCTAATCAAGTCGCTCTCCAAGAACTAATGAGGCGATACAATCTGACTGACGAGCAACTCAACCGTGAAATAGTGGACTCCGATACTCCCGTAATGGCCTTAAATTTTGATGATGTGGAAATGTATTCAACTGCAATGGGGCTAGCTATTGCTAAACAAGCTGATGTGAAGAAGGTGTACCATTGCGAAGGAACTCAAGCAGCCATGATGAAGTGCCTGCAAGTTTGGAAAGAACGTGATCCTTTTCaagcaacttacagagctctactGGATATTGCACTGAGTTTGGGGAAAGGAGACACAGCTGATAAAATCTGTCATCAATTGACCcaacgtaagtacatgtatatcagtgCCCCTCCCCATTTTCCTTGCCCCTTTAACAAGCAACTGAGCCGGTAGCTATCCGACTCATGCATGTAACTGAAATCACACCAGAGAAGTATTTCATAATGAGtatacataggattgacagtcacagtgcaattgtgtgtgttttcaattattgcacaaattatCTCAGCTAGTGCACTGTTGATATGACAACCTATAGTtgatatacatataattattattgtacagatcGTACACTGGACTGATGCAGTgattacacatgcagtgtgtcgGATTGTACACAAAATACTCTAGAAATTGCATGTTACATAGATTCACCCCTACTGGATGATCGATTTGATCATACGAAGAAGACTATACtgaacaataaaattatagccaTTTTCATAGATACAATTACATTCAAATTTTCTCATGCAAATGTACAGTGGAATTGTTAGATCACAATAACAACTATTCAGTAATAACAACTTTTCTGttacataattgtacatgaatagattgtattataaaaataattataacatgtacgCCAGAATAACAACTGAAACCAaaaaacaattataatataattatgaaagtatatacaataataaaactAGACAACGTTCAGACATTGCATGACAGTATCTAAACTGAGAGCAGGCTACAGCCCACAGAGGACAGCCGATAGCCGATACCACctgcagagaaagagaaaCACTCAATAGGGTACCACACACTTGGAGGTATGGATATATACACCTCACCTGGTTGTCCAGTGGGGAAGGCCAGGAGTGGAGACACTGGATGGAACAGTTCAGTGGGGAAAATGGCAACTGGTCTCCGACGATTCAGCATGACGACACCAATATGCATTATCAACTACGAAACGGCATGACAACAATTAGCAATGGTAGAGAGGGATGTATGTGCTCTCACTATTAACAATGAACTCCCTCCACTCAAGACGGCACTCAGCTTCGTCAACCTTGACTTGACCCTTCTCTAAGGGAATGTTTTGTTaatggtagctagctatagttataaTAGCACAGACCTTTCACCTGAAGCTCTCTGTCCTTCTGATTGATTCTCCTCTGAAGTCTGGCATGATCTGCAACATTGTCCTGTCAGATATAATCGATAGTGGTATCCATACATAAGTTTCATCTCACCATCATATTAACATGCTGCAACTGTTGCTTTATATCTGATACTTCTCTCTTCAGGCTAACCAAGTCAGGAGTCTCAGAGGCGTACCAATACACCAACTAGATACGTGTGTTAAAACTGTATTCCAGCATCTAGACCAGTAGATCTAATTATAGTAAACTGACTTTGTTAGATAGCTTGGGACTCCATAATCTGAGCAGCTTGGTGAGCAGCACTTTTCCTAAGACAAGACAAGACACAGGAGGTTCCAGTTGATCACAACACTCTCCATGGCAGTAAGAATGAAGGGATATTCCCTAACAGTAGTTCTACACTGCACTTACAGGTAGGGTTTTTCCCTATGCAATGTGGCCACCATTGATTGTTGTGCCACTGTCTAGTCTACGTCTGTTTCCAAGAGCTCTCTCACTATCTGCAGTCGAGTCCAAGTTATGCcaaaagaaagaaaaagaaaggTTCTACTTTAATAGAAATCTAGTGTAGAACTTACTTTGATAGCCtgttgctagctagctgtagagaTGTATTTGTTTATATATCTACCTATATAGCTACTGAGTACTGTGCTATTTTACCTCATACCAACACCCACATAACCAGGAGACTCCTGCTGCTGTAGGAGGAGGCTCTGGCTCCACCATTGAGGAGGTACGTCACTggcacacacttcacacattGTGTCCacgtagtctcatgaatcagctgcACTAGGAATGTCCGTCTGAGCACCACTTTAGTCTAGAGGTTATTGCACAATGGAATTTTAATTGTCATTACGTCAGTGTTAAAACCAATTAGTTCCAACGCATGCAAAAGGTCAACCGCGAACGCTTGACttagcagctatgaattttGTTTGGCTTGCTCCAAGAACTTTCTAAAAGATCAAGAAAAAAGTTGTACAGCACTAGTGCAGTCAACATAGCTCCTTGACTGGCTAACAATAGTGCTGACTAGTGCAGTCAACATAGCTCCTTGACTGGCTAACAGTAGCGCTGACTAGCGCTATAATATGAATGCGTCCTGCTGCATACACTTCTTGTCATTCTTTATTTCCTTTAATTTTGTCAATCCTTGATCTGATTAGTCAGGTCGGAATTCTGACCTGACCAAAAAAGTTTGtactaaagtgctcagacggacattcctagtgcggctgattcatgagactagtgtccacgtacgtacgtatatatccCCAGGCACTTCCTGTGAAGAAAATCAAAACGACAGAAGCTACTGATGGAGAGGCTGTGAGCAAAGGGAAGGGCAAGGAAAACAAGACGAACTGGGATGGTATCGAATTGGGACAAACTAAAGACTGGAGGTATACATTCCAACTATGTTATCAACTGATACTGATCACATGTACTCAGACCATGGACCAGCTCATGGAATGTGAACGGAATCAGAGCGTGGATAAAGGTATCGTTTCCTCCGTCCtcaataattacaattattaaCCAACCGCATtttatacactgtgtacagaATGTTGGTCTGGAGTACATTGCACGAGAATACCCAGACATATTCTGTGTACAAGAAACCAAGTGTATTGAGAAAGAGCTTCCTATGGTAGGacagccactgtacacacacactcacccccccccccccacacacacacacacacacactcacccccccacacacacacacacccccacacacactcaccccccccccccacacacacacacacacactcacccccccacacacacacacacccccacacacactcacccccccacacacacactcacccccccacacacacacacaaccccccccacacacacactcacccccccacacacacactcacccccccccacacacacactcacccccccacacacacacactcacccccccacacacacacactcaccccccccacacacacactcaccccccccacagaccccccccccacacacacactcacccccccacacacacacacaatcccccaaacacacacacacacacagaaccagCTCGGTATTCCTGGCTACCACATCTACTGGCACTCCGCAGAGAAGAGGCTACAGCGGTGTGGGGTGAGGCATATTCACCGTTAGTTACAAGTATTGTGCAGGCTGTACTCCAAAGAGAAGCCAATTTCAGTGACCAATGGTTTGGGAATTGAGAAGTTTGATTGTGAGGGTAGGATCATCACTGCTGAATATGAGCACTTCTATTTCCTTACATCTTGTAAGTTGGTTCTGATTTTATTTAGATTCCTATTGTCACTGTTATGTTGTGCCCTGTGTATATAGATGTGCCCAATGCTGGTGATGGCCTCAAGAGGCTCTCGTACAAGCAAGACTGGGATAGGGACCTCAGAGAGTACATGAAGAAACTAGATCTCAGTTCTTCTCTGTGGGGACCTCAATGTGGCCCATAAAGAGATAGGTACCTTCAGAGTTTGCCTTGactttgtgtacatgcatgtatgtatctaCGTGTAGATTTAAAGAACCTCAAGACAAACACAAAGACAGCTGGTTTCACGCCCGAGGAGAGACAGGACTTCACAGAGCTACTGGAGGAGGGTTTCGTGGACACCTTCCGTCACCTGTATCCCAACCTCTCTGGAGCGTACACTTACTAGTCATACCGGTTCAACGCCAGAGCCAAGAACACTGGCTGGTTAGTGCTCCTGCATTACTCTAGCAATAGAGTGTATCTGTGTTATCATGTCCACGATCCTGCTACTAATacccaacacatgcacactgtctTAGTTATccaccacccccaccacccacacacactagatgACGAGGCAAAGAAGGTAGCCTCACAGGCACAAGCAGACGCTCGCTGGATCATAAGAAACACAAAGCCTTATCCACACTGCAGGTACGTTGGAATAGAGTATAGAATCAATAGAACAATAATATTTAGagttactgtacataattatacgtttcaTTGTTGTCTGATTTCAATATTTCCTTATAGAGCTCCAATTCAGAAGAATGACGGATGcaatcacatgacttgtaAACAGGTACGggcttaacataattattagactggAAACGGCTGCACCTAGTTCATCTTTTGTTGCCTCTAGTGTCGCCATGATTTCTGCTGGGTGTGTCTTGATCCCTAGAGTCTACATAACCACAGAACTGGGGGATACTTTACGTAAGTCGTACATAGCCAATTTACATTCAAAAACGCTCTTACAACTGATTGtcatctatagctagctatgtgtaCTAGCTTTGCTGTTCTCATAACTTTTTCAGttcatatttcacacaaatgtcacaaatgatatGGGCAACAGATATCAATCTTGTCTATTGACCTAGCTCCCTCCTTTTCCTTCGTAGTGTGAATCGGTACCGTTGCAGTTTTAATTTATTCAACAAATActtttttagaggccattccatgaAATTCAGTTGtctattgacctccctcccCTTTGTAGCTGTAACCGGTTCACTGCTCAGGAGAAGGCCAACACGACAGTGGAGAGGTCCAGAGGAGACATGGAGGCTGCCTATGTTAAGAAAGCTACAGAGGACCTTCAGTCGCACACTAAGAGATTCCAGCATTATTATGACAGATACAACAATCATCTACACAGTCTGGATGTAAGTGGTGGAGCGTGAAAAATCTCTCGACAATTCTAGCAAGTTTAGTTTTGATtttgctagctatagttttAAGTGCCCATAACTTGACTTTGGAAGGTCCAATTTCATGTAGGATGCGTTCTGTAGCTCTAAGGGAGGTCTATTTATCAAAATGGGGTGTGTTTAAATCATGTAGGCCAATTTTTTTCTCTTGTCAGATTGAAATGAAGTTGCTTCAAGAGTCTACTGGTAAGATGAGAGAACTGGAAAGACTCGGACTGGCTCTCGACAAGAAAGGTACgatgtttgtgcatgtgcatgtattataatagctgcTTAGTAATATTGAAATATGACCTTAATTTGGAAGttcgtactgtacatataacactacatatttttctttatAGTGGCtcgggtcaaaggtcaatctGATGCCACCATTGGGGTGAACTCTCCTCTCACTCCACAAaagaaaatcagtgttttcaCAACTAGAGAAGCGAAAAACTTTCTCGATGATATTTTCCGAATTCTGCTGAGAGCGAGGAGAATCCTGTCAGCCTCGTATTGCATTGGATACTTCATCCCTGATACAGATGAGGAGGCCCTGGGGGCACATGAAGTATTGCAGGTGAGGGCAGGTGGCTCATCGTGACAGCAGATTATGGTGTATGGAGAAATAGTGAAGTATTTCTTTAAACGATCACAACTTAAATGTTTATCTACTTGCGAAATATTCCATTTTGGTAGAATTAACTACGTGTACCATTGCATTGTCAAGTGTAGCAGCGTTGTCTAACAGCCTACTGTAATAGCTAATTTAGTGTGTCACTTtccaacacacactaacacacacacgcacacccacacacacactcacacacacacacaccccacacccctcaGGGAAAACTAGAGGAAGCAGTGGAGGTTGTCTCGGAGATGGTCAATAGACAATACCTCCAAACACCACGCTCTAAAATGAACGAAGCCGCTGGAAACGTCGACTACCTTTGTAGCGAATATCTCAccgaaatgttcgtggttgcGACAATCGCCGATCTGGCAGTAAAAGAAGCAGAAAAGCCTCCACCTCCGCGTGCCACCCTGCCCACTCCACGGGAGGACAGCCCGCCCCCTCGTATGGGGGTGATTCCCCTCGGCTTTGGACCAGACGTTCCCGACCAACCGGAGAGAGAGGCGCTTCTGTTTGATTGGTCTATTGAATCCCGATGGAACATTGCATATTTTACGAGTACCAGAAGAGGAGTTTCAATTTCTTAGGGCCCCAGCAGACTAATTAGCGTTATGTGAATGTACTTGTGAACTAcaggtatataataattatgagtattcTGTTCAACAAtttagctgtgtgtgtatgtataaacATGTTATTTTTCATGTTGTTTGCACAGTCATCATTTGTCATTAAAAAGGCACCTCTCCCCGAAGCAGCCATTGTGATCAAACTCTGCAGAACCACCCCCTTTCTATGTTTCGTAACACGCCGACCGTTTCATATTTTAAAGACAGAATAATCACTATTatttatgataataattatgctagactagccaattagcgttaattgcaatggtgtctcataccccccccccccccactcaaATATATACCCGAATCATTTGAACACTAAAAGCtagctgcaaacaaagcaCTGCATGTCAGTTGTCACTAGCCTGTtttaccataatattatagttagaGAACAGGCATTTTTTTATATGTCTGATAATaccccctgcatgcatgtacatgtaccctatGATTTAttcatgaacatgcatgcagtcacatgtGTAATGGAATTCTCCTTACACACAATAGAGGGTGTGTCTGGAATGTCTGTGGTGAGGGTATTCATATCATTCCAAGCTTCCATTCTCAATATTAAACTGCAGCCTACACACATCTCTGGTTCCTATAATAATGGGACAGGAACAGTCCAAAAGTATGGGACAGGAACAGTCTGCTGAGTAAGTGATCGTCTTACAGCCTAACATTTTTATTGTTGTTTTTTAACCAGGACACAGTCCAAGGAGTTATGGGTTGCTGCTAGGGCTGGTGATGCAAGCAAAGTGCAGTCCCTGCTGGCACGTGGGGCCGACCCTAACCACCCCTGGTACTATTATCCATTACGCAACGCTTGTGAGAATGGTCACCTGGAGATAGTGAAGGCACTTGTTGAGGCTGGAGCAGACACTGGGAGATGGGATCATCGGGGCATGTCTCCAGTTCATTTTGCAGCCAAGTGGGGTCATAAGAAAGTGTTGGTTTACTTGATCAGGGATTGCAAGTGCAGCGCTGGTGAGTCGTTTTCCATTCACTAGCAGTTGCTACATAACTCCCACGGCCAACCCTATATATatcaatttttcacattgcaaatattTTTGTGGGACTTTAATATCAGTTTAATTTGTAACGAATACggaatacatgcatggcttggGCTTCTTAATTTTGAATGAGTTGGTTATGTACACGAACTATGCGTTCGAGGCCTTGAGGGCCTGGCTTAGGGATGGACATTTAGTTCCTTACAAATGCACCAGTCCTGTAATATTTAAATATTAGTGATACCAACATTCACTTGTGTATAGATACCAGGGACCAGCACAACGATACTCCACTCCACGATGCATGCTATTGGGGTCACCTAGATATGGTGCAGTACTTGGTGGAGGAGGCCCACTGTGACATCAGTGAGTGTACCATAATTTTATCTGTCcttgtgtacaaatttgttTTTATGAACACTTTCAGATGTACGGAACAACAGCAACCAGACTGTACTTCATGCAGCCTGCTGTCTAATTGGTGGTGAGTCGAAGTAATTAGAGATTATAGTAACTACATAGCCCTAAAAGTACTTGTTTGTAACAAACCAGAAATAagagtatatgcatgtaatagatatagcatgggagaccgagtgttttatggaatatacatgtacaagcacaAGGGTGAACCTCCGAGGGCGAGTTGCTTGTATATTTCAATAAAACACGAGGATTCTcctgctataatattatgcaggaTGACCCCTTACCAAAACGTGTAATAAGAACACGGAAGgaactgtatgacttttattacatcCTTGTAacctatataaaattataagatCCTtacaatacagtgcatgtattattataaccaACTGCATTCCCGTTTAATATTGTAACTTTAGGTAAGAGATGGACGTCCAATCAGCTTGCATTGGTGCAGTACTTGGTTGAGAAGGCTAACTGTGACATCAGTGAGTTTATTTAAATGTAATGTGTATACAATCTCTTGACCAttaacatgcacatgcagatgCAACTGATAAGCGAGGCAGGACACCCCTTGACATAGCTAAAGGGAGGAGTGATTACGAGGACATTGTTGACTACCTCAAGACTCGACAAGAATCATCTAGACAACCAGGCAAGTTATGAAAAAACATTTCACCGGCATCCTAAATAATTGGCATAGCTATACATTATAAAGAGATTAGTGGTGTGCATAATGTTATGTTTACACGACTCAACAACTGTTACTCATGGCAACCAGGCACGACGTTATGAACATATTTAACCGAAATTGTTAtcacgaggaattcctagtaaatTGTTATCTGAGTACATTTTCCTCAATGAAGTAAAAAAATGTCATGCCAGCAAAGGCTTCGCCATGcatacagtaattataactataccaTAGCTATATATTATTTATAGTCAGTCACATTTACTTCCTTGTACATTCAGGAAAAGATGGTATTGGGAGTCAAACAGCTGTTCCACTCACACAAGACGAGGCTGATGCTCTGCAGAAGCTTCTCGAGGGAGCACAAGTCACCATTGTTCATCCCATTGTTGCTGGCACAATCACTCTGGAGGATGTTCAGCAGCTGCTTACTCAGAGAGGACTGGAGATTATGGCCGACGACCTCAGGACAAGACTCAGACTAAGTAAGCTTAAAATTACTATTTTTAGTGcttatcacatgatctccagtcAATCAGTTTAGCTTAAAGTAGTCACACGACCGTGATTTGTAATCTCCACACTTAACTGATTACTTGCCAAATGGTTCTCGCTAAAATTTCAATGTTTTGTTATTTTTCATATGATCAAAGTAACTTAATCTCTACTAatttctccataattatagttatgactGAGCAACAAAGAAACCTCGAGATACTCAACAATCTAATGACAGATGAAGACACTATCGATGTTTGTTACCCAAGGCTATTTCTTGTTGGGCCGCCATCTGTTGGCAAGACGACCACACTCAATCGACTGCTGGGGGAGTTTGAGAACATTGACTCTGCTGGAGACAAAGCCAAGCTTAGAAGCACACTGCTTGCTAACTGCAAACAAATACTTGCCTTCGTTAATGAAAACACAGCAAAATGGTTGTCATCCAAAGATGTTGACGAAGAAACAAAGCTCTTGTTTGGCTACTTGCGTGAATCTAAGTCTGAAACCACTCCTAACAAAAAGAGAAGCATCGCAACCTCAACCGATTCTCCTGTATTAATACCCAAGCAAAAAACTCGATCTAGACATCCCACAAAAGTGTTTCCGAAAGAAAGCAGATCACCACTACACCAAGCCACAGCTACTCAGCGTACAACAATGAGTCATCCAAGAAGCAAACTACTACCAATAAAATCAAAATTACAACAGCTAATAAAGAATGCTGACTATTCCAAAATGGCCGATTTCCTTGGCGATATTTTACTGAACATTCACGACATCGGAGGTCAGCCAGGCTTTTTGGAAATGCTACCAGCCCTGAGCACTGGTCCGGCCATGTATCTAGTGTTCTTAGATCTCAGTAAGGAACTTGACAAGCTGTACAAAATACCTTTCAGTCGAGATGGTATGGAAATTATTCCCTTCAATTCTGTTCACACTACAGAAGCCACAATCTCTCAAATCCTCACCTCTATTGCCAGTGTCCATTGCATCTCAAGAGATCCCACTCCTCTTATTGATGTTGACAGAGCTAGTGATGCTCTTAAAGAAAGAATTAAAACATTTAAACAAGTTAAACCGGTAGCAGCCTTGATAGGCACACACAAAGACAAGCTGACCGACCCCGAGAGACAAATCAGCGAGAAAAATGAGGCACTTACAAAAGTTATCAATAAATTCCCCGAAATTATTATTTCTCCAAGATCAAAACAGCAGAATATTGAGCACAGCGAACCTATAGACGGAGCCCATACACAATCAGGTTCAAAATC encodes the following:
- the LOC135337453 gene encoding ankyrin repeat and IBR domain-containing protein 1-like, with product MEAAYVKKATEDLQSHTKRFQHYYDRYNNHLHSLDLLQESTGKMRELERLGLALDKKVARVKGQSDATIGVNSPLTPQKKISVFTTREAKNFLDDIFRILLRARRILSASYCIGYFIPDTDEEALGAHEVLQGKLEEAVEVVSEMVNRQYLQTPRSKMNEAAGNVDYLCSEYLTEMFVVATIADLAVKEAEKPPPPRATLPTPREDSPPPRMGVIPLGFGPDVPDQPEREALLFDWSIESRWNIAYFTSTRRGVSIS
- the LOC135337438 gene encoding uncharacterized protein LOC135337438; translation: MGQEQSAEKQAGELWVAAGDGDVSKVKSLLARGANPNHPEYYPLHYACRNGHLEIVKAVVKAGADPERRDVWGWSPVHYAAYYDHKEVLVYLIRDCKCSADARDQRNNTPLHKACYWDHLGVVQYLVEEAHCDINVRNNNNQTVLHLACSRALYLTGFGMPSRQLAVVQYLVEKANCDINATDKRGWTPLDTAIKSSFFKDIVDYLKTRQESSRQSGKDGVGSQTAVPLTQDEADALQKLLEGAQVTIGHPIVAGTTTLEDVQQLLTQRGLEIMADDLRTKLRLIMTEQQRNLEILNNLMTDEDTIDVCYPRLFLVGLPSVGKTTTLNRLLGEFENIDSAGDKAKLRSTLLANCKQILAFVNENTAKWLSSKDVDEETKLLFGYLRESKSETTPNKKISIATSTDSPVLIPKQKTRSRHPTKGFPKESRSPLHQATATQRTTISQPRSKLLPIKSKLQQLIKNADYSKMADFLGDILLNIHDIGGQPGFLEMLPALSTGPAMYLVFLDLSKELDKLYKIPFSRDGMEIIPFNSVHTTEATISQILTSIASVHCISRDPTPLIDVGRASDALKERIKTFKQVKSVAALIGTHKDKLTDPERQISEKNEALTKVINKFPEIIISPRSKQQNIEHSEPIDGAHTQSGSKSCFFSVDNLNGTEVSDIGPVRNFLSRIILSRFKNASLPIRPKWLIFGLLLRKQFQIATIEDCFELGEMLEMQKEEVKVCLWYLHNCVGTILHYTNVPGDDGWLKGHVICTLQAIFDSISQFILLSMGTLHSGGPVTDYEQAELVKKGQFSIKSIEMCCRNVEMSELIPAKHLIKLLEHVKLLSPISHKDKSSVEVVRTTYLMPAVLECASQEELANPPPSDTNNPEPLHITFSFGYVPTGVFCGLITRLVSQGRHGILGLTWELVEDGVKRNCVSFLIAKSNKITLISHERSYEIRVTRNHARLSLHDLCTYVLSVVLYTLTSMYEQLVPQVAFQCPCPGHSSSRDHNSLCILTEDVWIQFLCGSNPVTLRKEQTVWLGKTKKVGEETKLEVLKFSKDSFSFHWIKEGQIKTTDDRPNTLSFPSVKEEDFGHYQCEVKDAAAGKVLLTVYRALYKEKTNEISTKRNEEPKSYDTTSTSIVKMPSSDEGSLSAERLKPSADPVQRVGTLSAGEDNQVCTRILGSPANQVALQELMRRYNLTDEQLNREIVDSDTPVMALNFDDVEMYSTAMGLAIAKQADVKKVYHCEGTQAAMMKCLQVWKERDPFQATYRALLDIALSLGKGDTADKICHQLTQHRTLD